Proteins found in one Megalobrama amblycephala isolate DHTTF-2021 linkage group LG5, ASM1881202v1, whole genome shotgun sequence genomic segment:
- the nkx2.2a gene encoding homeobox protein Nkx-2.2a: MPQNMSLTNTKTGFSVKDILDLPDTNDEEGSITGTEEDTEGSEATKTPGVLVQSPLENVQNLPLKNPFYDNSDNPYTRWLATTDSIQYSLHGLSANSQDSSAKSPEPSADESPDNDKETSSNGSDSGKKRKRRVLFSKAQTYELERRFRQQRYLSAPEREHLASLIRLTPTQVKIWFQNHRYKMKRARAEKGMEVTHLPSPRRVAVPVLVRDGKPCHTLKAQDLAATFQAGIPFSAYSAQSLQHMQYNAHYSAATTPQFPTAHHLVQTQQWTW, encoded by the exons ATGCCCCAGAACATGTCGTTGACCAACACAAAGACGGGCTTTTCAGTAAAGGACATTTTGGACCTCCCTGATACTAACGATGAAGAAGGATCTATCACCGGGACTGAGGAAGATACGGAGGGTTCTGAGGCGACTAAAACGCCTGGAGTGCTAGTGCAAAGTCCTTTAGAGAATGTTCAAAACCTGCCTTTAAAGAATCCATTTTATGATAATAGCGACAATCCTTATACCAGATGGCTCGCAACTACGGACAGCATCCAATACTCAT TACACGGCCTATCCGCAAACTCTCAAGACTCGTCTGCAAAATCTCCGGAACCTTCAGCCGACGAATCGCCGGACAATGACAAGGAAACTTCGAGCAACGGCAGCGACTCTGGTAAGAAGCGCAAAAGGAGGGTGCTCTTTTCCAAGGCACAAACTTACGAACTCGAGCGCCGGTTTAGGCAACAGAGATATCTGTCGGCCCCGGAGAGGGAGCATCTCGCCAGTTTGATCCGCCTGACTCCAACCCAAGTGAAAATCTGGTTCCAGAACCATCGGTACAAAATGAAGAGAGCCCGGGCGGAGAAAGGTATGGAAGTGACCCATCTCCCTTCTCCTAGGCGGGTGGCCGTGCCTGTGTTAGTCAGAGATGGCAAACCCTGCCATACGCTAAAAGCTCAGGACTTGGCAGCTACTTTTCAGGCTGGAATTCCGTTCTCTGCGTATAGCGCCCAGTCTCTCCAGCACATGCAATATAACGCGCATTACAGCGCCGCCACCACACCACAGTTCCCAACAGCACATCACTTGGTGCAAACGCAACAGTGGACTTGGTGA